Genomic DNA from Epinephelus fuscoguttatus linkage group LG14, E.fuscoguttatus.final_Chr_v1:
atccaactgctgaaggactgcatctgcacttcctggctatctggcggcagctgtacccttcctggctgagaatcttaatcttcaggcgtgtttcctgcgttaggttccttgttttagccatttttgtgtctgaagaactttcaaatgtgctggctttatgtagacacgaagcttggcaacaaaaattgtgtcttttaataaaaagaacgaccttcatcactggtaccaaaatgacccaatactcaaaatttcttatgtatttttatggaaccaagtttttaatggcttttttaggatttatttagtattttggctgtgactgtactaaaagaaattgcactggaagacctaagagtgattcttaatgcaatatttcacaaatgcatggggtgtccgaaaacttttttccaccactgtacacaGAGACATGGTAGACCAAGAGCTGGGAGACCGTATCAATTTATAAAGTGCCTGAGTGCTAGTTAAAGTGACGAGTGCTAAAGTGTCAAGTGCAAGAGTGCCAAGTGCTCAAGTGTCTGCTTGTTTAAGTACTTGTTATATTGCACATTGCTCAAATTGTACCAAATAGTAAACCGCTAGATTGAATTGCACGATGCCCATGGCACACAATTGCAGGCGTGTGTCTAAATATTGCACAAAATTAGCATATGTAAGTCTATTATGTACATACAACTGCATAAAATTGACAATGGTGTCccaacaatttgcctcagagacAAATAAGCAATACAAACAATTTAAACATAATAAATGATCACAGCCCTGGTTTTCCAGTAGCCATGCTTTGAGATGTTTGGTAAAGGAGGTGAGAGTTGGAAGTTCATGTAAAGTACTTGGTATTGTGTTCCAGATCTGGGATGCACGGTAAGAGAATACTGCTTGTCCAAAGGCACTTTTCCTGAATGGTATAACACAGTCACCTCCAGAGCCTGCTCTGGATGATCTGTTTGAGTTCTTATTGAGAAAGTCTTGTAGTGGAGGTGGAGCTTGACCATGGAAAATTTTATAAACTAACACAGAGTCACTGTATTTTACTATGTTGTCCCAATTTAGACGTTCATGTTTCTTCAATATCTGGCAATGGTGGAATGATTTAGGTTTTTTATCCAGTACTTTTAAAGACTGTTTATAGACTGTTTTAATTGGCTTTAGAGTTGTTTTACAGGCCGTGGCCCAGCTTGTTATGCAATAAGACGTGTGGTATAATTCCTAATTATTTAGATTCATGTACTACTTTGATCTTTTTACCTTGTACAAAAATATTTGACCTGAGCGATTACCTGGCTTGACTTATAGCAGGAACTCGATATAGTGAGATGGGACTTccttgtgacttgcacatgcAACATACTCCCACCTCTGTCAAAGCCTCGACAATTTTGTTTTGCAGCTGATACTTGTAACATATCCACTTATAATGCATCAGTTatttaaatactgtatgtgATTTTACTCAcgtcaatattttgtgtttctcaactCATCATactttaaataaatgtgttttactaCTGTTTTTTGGTCTAATATTActgatgttgaaaaaaaaattatcagtTCAGGAATTACCCCTTAATACATTAAGTGTGATAACATGATAAAATGATTCTATACAAAATCTTGTCTACATTAAAATGATTCCTGGCACTAAATGACAGGTATACAGAAGAATATATTAGTGTTTCCCTCATTCATTTACAAGTCATGACACAGATTTGTAATTTTATCTCTAATTGTTTATTGATCGATTGATTAGATTTTGCCGAATTAGATCGAATTAAGTGTCAATTTgtagtcaccaattaatctgcatgttttgtggacagtgggaggaaaccggatcacccggagaaaacccatgctgacacggggagagcatgcaaactccacacagagagaACACATGTCAGGAGCTTTCTGTGAGGCCACAGTGCTGAACACTGAGCCACCGTGCTGCCCTCAATGACTATGAAGCTTTGGTACCACTTTACTTTAAGAGGTGTGCATAAGACTGACATGACACCAACATAACCATGACATACAACCTCATCACTGAGTGTCATTTGGTCAGTTATGTCATTTTGAATGCAAAGTTTTGTTTAATGTCAAGTTTTCACAACAGAGGCATTTAAAACAATTCATTTTACATTCAAAATGACATATTTGACAAAGACTCCTTCAtgttcatgatgctgtcatgtcAGTCTTATGCACActccttcaagtaaagtgttacccaagTTTTTACAGCACAACACCAGACAGCTGACACTGATTTCCCACAGGTCTATCGACAGAGCGTACCATATCACATGCATActctgtacatttcctgtgtgaaatCCATCCAGCAAGGTGTTGTGCTGGAAAACCTTCATAGCATAATTCAGTCCTCTTCAACGTTGAcagtcagacagcagcagaatgTCCTCTTAAGTCCAGGCTAAGAAGCGCTTGAagcagtttttcctcttcttcttcttctgctgcgtCTCCTCAGGCGCTGTGCCGTCTGAAAATCAAATAGACATGAAAATGCCTCAGATATCGTCGGAAGAATAAACAACAATGTGAAAAACCTTAACAATACAAACACAAGTGGAGGTTAGTATTTCCTACCAGATGTTGTGGCAGCGAGTTCCTGTTCCACGTTACAGTCCGTTGCTAAAAGGCTAGAGGGCTCCACTGGTCCATTTTCACAGACGTTCTCCAGACAGTCCACCgggctaaacacacacaaacagttaaTATTTTATTCCCTAATCTCTCCCATATCTGATGACTGACATGTCCAAAGAAAGTCGTCTCACCAAGAATCACTCTGCCTGCTGtcctcgtccccctgcaggcagCATTCAGCTGGAGCAGGCTGCACCAGGATCACACCTGGGGGTGATGTCTCCGACACTGATCCATGAAATCCACTGGTGACACTTGAGCTGTGGAATAAATACACATACAGTTCAACACACAGCTGACTAGGAACTCAtccattatttattgttttaaaaaacagacaggGCTGACGAGGGGAGAGGAAATAGTCTTACCATTCTTCATATGCTGACGGTGCTCCAGAGGATTCACATGGAGCCTGGACGAAGGGAACACTTGGTGGTGCTGAAGGTGTCCCAGGGGTCTCATTTGTGCTGTTAAATTTGAAGGCACAAATAGTTCATTATTAAATAACAGATCCAGCTATTTGCACTGATTTGTGTAAAAGTTCATCGAGCATCATAATTAATTTAAAGAGCTACAATGTGGAAGTTTTCTTACAAAGTCTTGGACTCCAATCCGTCTAAAGTCAGGATACAAGTTGTTGGTGATGGCTTGACAAGTATGACACCAGGAGGTACTTCAAAGGGTCCAGTTGTCCTGTGAAATGGAGATAGATGCAGTTATTTGATGGCACaaatactttaaaaataaataacattctAGATATCACAAGTCAAGGTAACAGCACAGATTTGTAGAAATGTTCATTAATGAtcataattaatttaaaaagctACAGTGAGGATATTTTCTTACAAGGTTTTGGACTCCGATTCCTTTTCCACGTTttctcttccttcctccttccttcctatGTGGAGGGTGCCCCTTGTTATAAACGGATGGGCAAGGACATCAGTGGGGGTGATCCTTTCATTGGGATCCACCCGAAGCATTGCCTTCACCAGGTTGATGCATTGACTCTTTTCATCCTCCTCCACCGTATTTATGTTCTTCTGTAGCAACTAATGTAGGAAACAAACGGCAAAAGCACAAGCAGTGAAGTAAACTTTCtgattcattaaaataaaaatgattaaagtccaTCATT
This window encodes:
- the LOC125901034 gene encoding homeodomain-interacting protein kinase 2-like, coding for MGYRAPEIFLGLPFSEAIDMWSLGAVMLTLVCGYGPLWTSSKYETIRRIVEWLGAPPDHLLDVGMKTEKYFLREDSGHWRLKTHYEHCVEVIVPKICMLLNSQDGRHLENLLQKNINTVEEDEKSQCINLVKAMLRVDPNERITPTDVLAHPFITRGTLHIGRKEEGRENVEKESESKTLTTGPFEVPPGVILVKPSPTTCILTLDGLESKTFTNETPGTPSAPPSVPFVQAPCESSGAPSAYEECSSVTSGFHGSVSETSPPGVILVQPAPAECCLQGDEDSRQSDSCPVDCLENVCENGPVEPSSLLATDCNVEQELAATTSDGTAPEETQQKKKKRKNCFKRFLAWT